In one window of Alphaproteobacteria bacterium DNA:
- a CDS encoding ATP-binding cassette domain-containing protein, with product MKALYRLCLLVAIAATAAAIFAADGYQVYIIVLVGLTAMVGVGLNILLGLTGQISLGHVGFYAIGAYTGAILTTTYAWSFWLALPLAGIVAGAAGTLLAIPALRVRGPYLAMITIAFAFVVEQGAAEWKDVTGGWNGIMFIPMPDAFGHEFVERDIALLVLALTVVSVFLFARLRPSTWGMAMRAVRDSETAGQSLGLNPVAIRTVAFTLSAVIAGVAGAVFASITAFISPESFPFLQSILFLLVAIIGGIGTVLGPVAGALVVVLVPEFLSFLAEYRLLFVGILLLVVLLAAPRGIVGEIERRLRRTDPRPAEAGDIDIAAFLSEGRSDDALLVDDLCISFGGVAAVDDVSFAARSGQVTSIIGPNGAGKTTVLNLIGGFYKPDSGIVRLGDRNVAGQASHIIARAGIARTYQTTQLFENISVLENLEIALRRGNLGSITRALFGGVGGDDSGRGLAEALLVFVGYTGPVEQTAGALPHIDKRLVEIARALAIRPQVLLLDEPAAGLGRNDTEGLGHLLRRIADTGVTVIIVEHDMSLVMGISDHIYVLDAGRRIADGSPAEVRANADVRKAYLGDSDFAGRGRPEAWQPSDQPVLEIEALTAGYGAAPVLQAVDLSVRSGEMVAVLGANGAGKSTLMRTVTGLHRPEQGNVLLLGRDITKFTANRIAGEGLILVPEGRQVFPEFSVVDNIRLGAYARSDFDDGIEVEAMLDRFPKLRERAGSRAGLLSGGEQQMLAIARGLVAKPTILLLDEPSLGLAPTLINELFEVLAELRDEGITILLVDQMAGLALSVADRGYILESGRIVHQGTTDEIRDDPALEQAYLGEAGISGQNQASPAPTGGME from the coding sequence ATGAAAGCGCTCTACCGCCTTTGCCTGCTGGTCGCGATCGCCGCCACGGCGGCCGCGATATTCGCTGCCGACGGTTACCAGGTCTACATCATCGTGCTCGTCGGCCTGACCGCGATGGTCGGCGTCGGCCTCAATATCCTGCTCGGCCTGACCGGACAGATTTCCCTCGGCCACGTCGGTTTTTACGCGATCGGGGCCTATACCGGCGCCATCCTGACCACCACCTACGCGTGGAGCTTCTGGCTCGCTCTGCCGCTCGCCGGTATCGTCGCCGGCGCCGCCGGGACATTGCTGGCGATCCCCGCGCTCCGTGTGCGGGGGCCTTATCTGGCGATGATCACCATCGCCTTCGCCTTTGTCGTCGAACAGGGTGCGGCCGAATGGAAGGACGTCACCGGCGGCTGGAACGGTATCATGTTCATCCCCATGCCCGACGCCTTCGGCCACGAATTCGTCGAACGGGATATCGCGCTGCTGGTGCTGGCGCTCACGGTCGTCAGCGTGTTTCTGTTTGCCCGCCTGCGCCCCAGCACATGGGGAATGGCGATGCGGGCGGTCCGCGATTCCGAGACCGCGGGACAGTCACTCGGCCTGAATCCGGTCGCGATCCGCACCGTTGCCTTTACCCTGTCGGCGGTCATCGCCGGCGTCGCGGGCGCCGTGTTCGCGTCGATCACCGCCTTCATCAGCCCCGAATCGTTTCCCTTCCTGCAATCGATCCTGTTCCTGCTGGTCGCCATCATCGGCGGCATCGGGACCGTTCTCGGGCCGGTCGCCGGGGCGCTCGTTGTCGTTCTGGTGCCCGAGTTCCTGTCGTTCCTGGCGGAGTACCGCTTGCTGTTCGTCGGCATCCTGCTGCTGGTCGTCCTTTTGGCCGCGCCGCGTGGCATCGTCGGCGAGATCGAGCGACGCCTGAGGCGCACCGATCCGAGGCCGGCCGAAGCCGGTGACATCGATATCGCCGCATTCCTGTCCGAGGGTCGCAGCGACGATGCGCTCCTGGTCGACGACCTGTGCATTTCGTTCGGCGGTGTCGCCGCCGTCGACGATGTCAGTTTCGCCGCTCGGTCCGGACAGGTGACCAGCATCATCGGACCCAACGGTGCCGGCAAGACCACCGTCCTCAACCTGATCGGCGGCTTCTACAAGCCCGATTCGGGAATTGTCAGGCTCGGCGACCGAAACGTCGCCGGGCAGGCGTCGCACATCATCGCCCGGGCCGGTATCGCGCGCACCTATCAGACGACGCAATTGTTCGAGAACATTTCCGTCCTCGAAAATCTCGAGATCGCGCTCCGTAGGGGCAACCTCGGATCGATAACCAGGGCACTCTTCGGCGGCGTCGGCGGCGACGACAGCGGACGCGGATTGGCCGAAGCGTTGCTGGTCTTCGTCGGCTATACGGGGCCGGTCGAGCAGACCGCCGGCGCGTTGCCCCATATCGACAAGCGATTGGTCGAAATCGCCCGCGCGCTTGCCATCCGCCCCCAGGTCCTGCTGCTCGACGAGCCGGCGGCCGGCCTCGGCCGCAACGACACGGAGGGTCTGGGTCACCTACTGCGCCGCATCGCCGATACCGGGGTCACGGTCATCATCGTCGAGCACGACATGTCCCTGGTGATGGGCATCTCCGATCACATCTACGTTCTCGATGCCGGCCGGCGGATCGCCGACGGATCGCCGGCCGAGGTCCGCGCCAATGCCGACGTCCGCAAAGCCTATCTCGGCGATAGCGACTTTGCCGGCCGAGGACGCCCCGAAGCGTGGCAACCCAGCGACCAACCGGTGCTCGAGATCGAGGCGTTGACCGCCGGCTACGGCGCGGCGCCGGTGCTCCAGGCCGTCGATCTGTCGGTCCGAAGCGGCGAGATGGTGGCCGTCCTGGGCGCCAACGGCGCCGGCAAGTCGACGCTGATGCGCACGGTGACGGGACTTCACCGGCCCGAACAGGGCAATGTACTTCTGCTCGGCCGCGACATCACCAAATTCACCGCCAACCGCATCGCCGGCGAAGGCCTGATCCTGGTCCCGGAAGGGCGCCAGGTCTTTCCGGAATTCAGCGTCGTCGACAATATCCGGCTCGGTGCTTATGCGCGGAGCGACTTCGACGACGGGATCGAGGTCGAAGCGATGCTCGACCGATTCCCCAAGCTACGCGAACGGGCGGGAAGCCGAGCCGGATTGCTGTCCGGCGGCGAGCAACAGATGCTCGCCATCGCCCGCGGCCTCGTTGCCAAACCGACGATTCTCCTGCTCGACGAGCCATCGCTCGGCCTCGCGCCGACCCTGATCAACGAATTGTTCGAGGTCTTGGCGGAGCTGCGCGACGAGGGCATCACAATTCTGCTGGTCGATCAAATGGCGGGTCTCGCCCTGTCGGTTGCCGATCGGGGGTATATTCTCGAATCGGGGCGCATCGTTCATCAGGGCACCACGGACGAAATTCGCGACGACCCGGCGCTCGAACAAGCCTATCTCGGCGAGGCCGGCATATCGGGTCAAAACCAAGCATCGCCGGCACCGACCGGCGGAATGGAGTAA